Genomic DNA from Modestobacter versicolor:
CGGCGAGCGCCACGGGCACCTGCTCGGCCAGCACCTGGGGCAGCAGCCGGCCGCGGATGGCCAGGTTGGCGTACTCGACCCGGCCGGTGGGCGACGCCGCCGCCAGGTGCCCGGCCAGCCGGTCGGCCCACCCGCGGAACGCGTCGGGGCCGGCCGGGTCCGGGTCGCTCAGCCCCTCGGTGAAGGAGTCCCCCAGCGCGATGTAGCGCTGCCACGTACGACGGTCGCTGCCCGGTTGCACGTCCGCTACTGCACCACGCCGTCCCGGCCGCGGCGGCGACGGGTGCGGCGCCGCACGGCCGACAGGCCCCCGACCCCTGCCGGCAACACGGGACCGCCAGGATGTGCGGTCATGCGCACCGACGTCGCCTGCTCGCTCACCGTCTCCTCCCCCGTGCCGGCGACCGCGCTGCTGCAGGTAGCGCTGGCGGCCCCCGACGGCGAGCAGCTGACCGTGCTGTCGGGTGGTCAGCCGGTCACCGCGGAGGAGATCGCCGTCCCGGGGGCGCGGGTGCACCGGCTCCAGCTGGCCGCCGGCGAGACGACGATCGCCTACACCGCGCACGTCGACGCCGCCGGCCCGCCGCGGGAGGTCACCCCGGCGGCCTGGGCCGAGTACGTGCGCCCCAGCCGGTACTGCCCCTCCGACCAGCTCGAGGGGTACGCCGGCGCCGAGTTCGACCGGTCGCTGCCGCGCGCCGAGCTCGTCGCCGCCGTCGCGGCCTGGGTCGGCCGGCGGCTGGTCTACACCTCCGGGTCCAGCCGGCCGGTGGACACCGCCGTCGACACCCTGCTGCTCGGCCAGGGCGTGTGCCGGGACTACGCGCACCTGACCATCACGCTGCTGCGCGCGCTGGAGGTGCCCGCGCGGCTGGTGGCGGTCTACGCCCCCGGCCTCTCGCCGATGGACTTCCACGCGGTCGTGGAGGCCGACGTGGACGGCGTCTGGCGGACCGTCGACGCGACCCGGCTGGCGCCCACCTCCTCGCTGGTCCGGATCTGCCACGGCCGGGACGCGGCGGACACCGCGTTCCTGTCGCTGTTCGGCGGTCGGGCCACGCTGGACCGGATGACGGTCACCGCCACGGTGGACGGCGACCTCCCGGCCCCCGACGACGAGCCGTTCCCGCTGCCCTGAGCCGGCCGGGGGCCCGGCGGCTCAGCTGCCGGCCGGCGTCACGCCGAACAGCAGCACGCGCCGCTCGACGTCGTAGTGCACCGTGCCGGTGTTGGTGAGCAGGTCCTGCAGGTTGTCGGCGTCGTCGGGGTCGAGGGTCAGCACCTCCTCCCAGGCACCCTGGTCGAGCACGAGCTGCAGGGTGTACGTGCCGGGCTTGCCGGGCTCCCCCGCGGTCCAGCTGAACTGGTAGTGGCTCAGCTGGCGCACCTTGATGGTGTTGTCGGTGACGGGCTGCGGTACCTCGGGCATGGTCGCTCCTCGTTGGGTGATCCAGGTCACAGCGGCCTACCCCACGTCCGCCGCACCGACACCCGGCATCGCCGGTCACCCCGCCGCGTCGAGCTCGGCCAGCCGGCGTTCCAGGAACGCCCGCTCGGCGGCGTTGCCCGCCCGCTGCGCCGCCGCGGCGTAGGCGGCCGCGGCCTCCTCGCGGCGGTCCAGCCGGCGCAGCAGGTCGGCCCGGACGGCGTGCACCAGGTGCCCGGGCAGGGTGAGCTGGTCGACCAGCGCCAGCCCGGCGGCCGGGCCCTCGACCTCCGCGACCGCGACCGCCCGGTGCAGCGCCACCACCGGGGTCGGGGCCAGCGCGAGGAGCAGGTCGTAGAGCTGCCGGACCTGCCCCCAGTCGGTGTCGGCGGCGGTGCGGGCGTCGGCGTGCACCGCGTTGACCGCCGCCTGCACCTGGTACGGCCCGGGCTCGCCGCGGCGCAGGCACTCGCGCACCAGCGCCTGCCCCTCCTCGACCAGTGCCCGGTCCCAGCGGCTGCGGTCCTGGTCGCCCAGCAGCACGAGGTCGCCCTCGGGCGTCGTCCGGGCCGGCCGGCGCGACTCGCTGAGCAGCATCAGCGCCAGCAGCCCGCTCACCTCCGGCTCGTCGGGCAGCAGCTCGT
This window encodes:
- a CDS encoding transglutaminase-like domain-containing protein, which encodes MRTDVACSLTVSSPVPATALLQVALAAPDGEQLTVLSGGQPVTAEEIAVPGARVHRLQLAAGETTIAYTAHVDAAGPPREVTPAAWAEYVRPSRYCPSDQLEGYAGAEFDRSLPRAELVAAVAAWVGRRLVYTSGSSRPVDTAVDTLLLGQGVCRDYAHLTITLLRALEVPARLVAVYAPGLSPMDFHAVVEADVDGVWRTVDATRLAPTSSLVRICHGRDAADTAFLSLFGGRATLDRMTVTATVDGDLPAPDDEPFPLP